Part of the Marasmius oreades isolate 03SP1 chromosome 5, whole genome shotgun sequence genome is shown below.
ACGGAACGGGGAGCCAGCTGTGGGGGAGGAGGGGGGGGAGCGGAAAAGATCCAAAAGTTGTTCAGgtgaaaaataaaaataaaattgaACACACGCACATCCATGGATCCTCGTCTCGATGTACAACTTTTGGACATCCTGGAGGTCTTCGGGTCTGAAAACTCGTATTGAGATTTTCAAAGACTCTTGTCCGTGGGCGCCCATCTTCTAGTTAGTTCGAGAGCTTGATAGCTTGATATCCAGGGGTTAAATAGCCAGGGGTGAAGTTCCTTTTAAGATATTTGGCTAGACCGCCGGCAAAGGGTGACGCGGTCATCATGGCGGGGGTTTTCATAGCAGCATCACATTCCTTCCATTACGAGGTCAGATACATTTGTATATATTTGCTCTGTAAGCTGGTCAGTCAGCGAAGTAAGTTATTTGAATATGCACAGCGTGAAGTACTTACCTGATGATTGCCCGTGAGCTGCGGGCTTTACAATGCCCATTGGAACCGGGAAACGGTAAACGGTAAACTGGGAAAACTTCAATGCTGTTACAAACTTAATTGGCACTTTTAAGACTCTTGACCGTAGAAAAAATACGTCCAATAGGAGAAAAgaaagtggtggtggtggtggtttatAAACAAGTTCGCTTTTTGCAATTTATATCCTCGCTAGAGATTGCGTCATGTACGCGAACCGATTACCGAAAATGAGCAATTTCAGATGGCCTGTGGGTATGGCGTACTTTGCAGATAGACTAGTAGCTGGCTCGGTTATTAGAGAGAAAGATGAGTATCGCTCACACCGCGGATGACACGCCGGTGATGATCCTTCCCATAAAAAAAACGGATGAACCACGAGAATACGGGTGGGATGGAGTGGGATGTAAACATGTAAACGATAGTTCCATGGAAATCAAAGTTGGATTTTGGACGGTTTTCTGGGAGAATTCCACTCGAGGCTCTCCACGAGCATTTTAGCAAAGGACGCGACCCGTCGTGGAAGTTTGTTGTTCCTTAAACTACCACAAATGGAAAATTTCACTGCCACTCAACAACTTTTGATGGTCCAATCAGAAAAGCCAGATTTTCTCGTCACCCCTCTTGGGATGCACGTGCACATACACACGTTTTAGCCCTTTTCGAGCCGCACCCCTTCTACCCTTGAAACCGACAAGAATAGCCTCTCTCAAGCTTTCAAAGCCGTGGGTCTAATCAACTCACCCGCGGTCACTATAGCGTGTTCCTCTGCATTTTGCCCCCTCAGCTCATGGGGACGACCGCGGTTTGATCCTATGGGATATCGAAGATTATCTACATCTACATCTGTATCCCTACGAAATTTACCGGGAACCCAGCTATTTCTAAAACGACCCATGGTTAACTCGCATACGAAACTGGTTCATACTACACCTGAACCAACTTCAAACGATCCCAGATTACTAAAATCTTGATTATCCTGTTGAAGGACCGCTGCTAACTAGACTCTAGTAACCGCGTTCGCAACTCAACAACTTGAACAACTTCATCAAACCCCCCTTTCAACCTATACGTcgaagaagctgaagaacTTTCATACAAGTAGTTGCGTCCGCGCCCGTCCTCAAGACATTGTTTCGAACGAACTTCTCAAACCAAAATTAGGcggaaaaaaaaactggTTTTTTCGTTCCTACCCCAATGCGGACCATACGGAGCGGGGAGGGGGGGACCTATTTGGACGTGAAAAAACCCTCTTTTCTGGAAAACGTCAACCCTAAAACGGTCAATCAAGTGATATATTCTAGACATATCTGGCCAAGGACTTAAAGCgctgttgaacgttgaacaatGGAACACTCTTCGCACCGGAAACATGTAACACAACGGTACAGCGACAGCGACAGCCTCTCGGTACACCTGAGGTTGATCATTCATGCAAGGCCAAGGCACGGTACGCCGATATCCAATAGAACGCGAGTCTCAGGCTTCAGGAGTCATTTCTGGAAAATCCAGAAAGTCCGTTCCACACACACACCAGATAACCTGTAATGTCCTATGTCCGCAATAAAACATACAGCACCGACCTCCGAAAATCCCTGTCCGAATCTCACGCGCATGTGATGGATCTACTCAAGTTTTGGCAGATGGATGAACGGCCCTCGAAGGTACCCTCGAAAAAGCGCATGATGATTGTGTGAAGTGAGGTCCTCGATCAGCGCCCGACTCAAACGTCGAGATGTgtgtcttttttcttcttcttctttgttttttCACACTGTTCAAAGATACCTAGCTTGGGAAGCGAGGAGGTTTCCGCGTCGGGCTCGGGACGGGACGCTGGGAGTAAAGATCTGAGTAACCGAGACGTCTGTCGTTGAGGACTCGAGAGACAAATGGAATCGTTTCAACTGATTGATATGTTTATGTTTTCGTTCTAATGTTCGTTGCCCTCGGTCGGTCATGATGCGCCTTCGATCTCTTTGAAAGAACTTGATTCGAAATCCGAATTTTACATCGCTCAAACCGAAAAGAATCGCCGCAGATGAACGAACGGTAAGAAGGGAACACACGGTCTCTCGCTTGATTACCGTCTCAATGATAGTATCTTCCCGCGAATGCGTACAGTTTGACATACTTGGAACTATTCAAGGTCATGGTATGTCGGCATTCTGGGAGGGGGGTAAACTCTAGACTATGGAGATCAAACCGAGTAACTAAGATGTCGAAGAAGAATAAAAACTTGATATTAACATTAATAGATCGCCCGTTCGAACCTCCAGTGACCTTGAACGCCTTTTTTAGTCTTTTCAACTACTTATTTGAGGCTTAGAACGATTTTAACGGGTTacttcctttttctctccGTTAAAGCTCGAGTACCACCAAGTGTCCTTGTTGTAAACGCATCTCAATGACTCCCTTCGGGGCAAAATCCGCGCACGGTGAACCATGGCCAGTCGGAACTCCCAAGCTTTTCCGAATCCTGGGGCCCAGAAAAGTCTAAGGCATTTTTAGTAATGTACAAGCATGTACTGTATACCGCTGACTCGAAACTTTTCCCAAACCACACCCTATtggcatatgcatatgccCCGTGGGGCCGACTCGGAATTTGGAAGAATTTTTTCTCTCTAAACCTTCCGTCCGCCAGCTTTTCCGAAAAACCGCCGGGCGGCATCTCCTCTGGCCCATTTTCATTCTTCCGAATAGGCGTCTTGTTGAGTCGATTCGAGTCAAACTCAACGGTCTAGTTCCAGATCATCCAAAGTTGAAATAGAGCAAGATGAGACCTCGCTTAGGATCGAATGGGCCGCAGCGCACTCAGGACTTACCCGTCGTTCTAGAGCTTGATTGAGCGCTCAGTGAGCGCCCGAACAACTTGtgcttgaacttgaagaccCCCGTCGCAGATCATCAATTCATCCGCCGCCAATCTGCCGCCCCGCAATAGGCAGCTTCAAAGGGGTCCTACCCCAAAAGTAGGCCGCCACGTCTCTCCCCGGAGTGTGTTCTCTGTCCACAAGTTACTGTAGATGTAGTGTTCCTGAAAGACTTGGGTGCTGCGAGCCAAATTTGGGACTCATCATCTGCACCATGATTCATTTTCCTTCTCGGACCATGGACATGGGCtggaaaaaagaaaggagCGCCCGCCCGCGCGATTCCGGGTAATTCCGGAAGcaaaagaggaggaggaggagaaaaggaCCGGCGGGGCTCAATCCAATATCCGGGCCCACCGCCCCGGACTCACCCGAGCTCTACATGACCCTTCCGGGATTGGGGAATGACGATCAAAATGAAGTCATATATTACTCTAAGGCTGTAGTCATTTTCCGGCTGTAAACGACGTTACCGTATACGCGTAGATCCGGCAGTAGCTGACGCGTAACGTTCTTCAAGAAAGCACTCGATTCGCACGTGGATACACAAAAAACACGAGTTTTTCCAACATTCACAGGCTTtacgcaaaaaaaaaaaacggctGAAAAACCGAACAGTAGCATGCGCTCAATTGCGTATTACCATCGTACGATTTCTGAAGCTTGATGACAGCATGCAGGCCACTTGCAAATTCGATGTGTTTCCTGATGACTCATTTCATAAAAATCCCCGTGGGTCCTGTTGGGGAAAGGAACGCGGATTAGAGCCGCCATCTTTCAACAAATGACTCAGATGGAAAGTTCAGATGATGCATGAGTTGGCTTTCTTTCGCCGTTTCGGCCGTATGCGCGAGAGACAAATGCCCTGACTCACCTCGTCAATCTGAATCAGCGCTGACTGGGGTGGGCTGTCTCCTTCGGACCTCGGACTTCGTATCCTCGGAATTGACTCAAGGGTAAGGTAAGAAAGTTCTTGGGTGTTCGAGAACCTAAGAGAAACGCAAGATTCCCATTTCTCACTCGTCAAACCGAAGAAATTATTCAAGTCAAAGATCTTTGATTTTTTGTTGTTTCGTGTTCTGAACCTCTACAGTAGTGTGTAGCTAGCAGGTTACTATTCCAAAAAAGGTGTTGTTCAAGTTTCCGCTCAAGCGGTAGAAAGACATTCGTAGTGGTAAAATGTTCGATATCCAAAAAAATACAAGTGGTAAAACATACAATGATGCTGATGTGAAGCGAAGGAAAGCAATGAGGATTGAGGAGAAACAAGAAAGGCTCAGTAATACAAGGATGGGAATGATGAACGACATGAACAAGGACATAACTATAACCAAGATTGACGAGAATGCGTGCATGAGGGCGAACAAGGCGAAGGGTATATCACGATGATGTGAtgagaagagagaagaggagggaaagAGGAAGGTGATGTCGCTCGTTGAGTAGCATTTGGTAGCAATAAGCTTTAGCGCATATCCTTCCACAGGTCCCAAAGCATCGCTCACAAAGAGCTGCTAAGAAAAATAGACCAACTGAAAAACCTCCATCTACCGCTTTCCAGCCAACGCCTGCTTAACTTTTCTCTGTGCCCGGAAAACTCCGAACTGGACAGAAAGTTTCGTGGCTTGCCACTGCTTCCTCATAGCGTCCGAAGTGGATACTAAAGATCCTGTAGGTGACGCTGACATCTCCCGTTCTGACTCCTCAGGAAGAGAAATCGAATCTTCCTGGTCTTCGGAAACACTGTCCACCTCAGAAGGATGAACGTGTTCTTCTACGAACGAAGACCGGTGCGTGTGGCTGTGGGTGTTTCGGGAGAGAAGGCGTTTGGTGAATTTGTGTGTGGGACATGAGGAAGAAGTGGTGGGTGTGGAAGATGGGTAATATGACAAGTCGGAATCGGACAATGTACTGGTGAaagaggaaggggaagaggATGTAGATGATGAGGTGGAGGATGGAGAATAGGGGATGTATGAGGGTGATGTTCTGGATGAATACCTGGGAGAATACGACCGCGTAGGTAGTCTCGAAGACGAATAGTGTGCGTCGATATCCTCTCCATCGTTATAATAAGCCTCAAATTCCTCATCGTCCATCCCTTCTCCTAATCCCGACTCCCAACTAGGCCTCGCTATTGAGGAAGCGCCAGAGTTGACGCGTTTTGAGCGTCtagaagacgatgaagatgttGGATATGTTGATGTGGATGGGAAGTGGCGGTAATCTGGATCATGCAAGTCGCCACGGTGGTCTTTGTAGACTCTCGTCTGTGATGATGAAGAGCGAGGACGAGTGTAAGCAGGGTCCAATAGCATGGAAACTTCGTGGTCATCGTAAGAGATGtggcgacgacgatgaaCGTGAAGATGGTGGCTGTGGTGATGGTGCTTTGATGATGAGGGCTCGCAAGACATTGTTGAGTGTGTTGTCGCGGTTGATAGAATGGATGTAGCGGCAAAGGGACAATTCCCTGAGTTTTTTGAAATGTCGGGGAGCGGTTCGGTTGGGGGAGTTGGAGGTTGGAATGACGGGCCTTTATATAAAGTTGGGCTTGACCGACACCATTTCTCCGTATCATGTAATCACGATTCGATTTACCGATTCGGATTCGTTCCTCTCAGCATTCCGAGTTTTCCGGTTGGCCAGCCGAGCCGAACCGAACCGGC
Proteins encoded:
- a CDS encoding uncharacterized protein (antiSMASH:Cluster_5.7); this encodes MSCEPSSSKHHHHSHHLHVHRRRHISYDDHEVSMLLDPAYTRPRSSSSQTRVYKDHRGDLHDPDYRHFPSTSTYPTSSSSSRRSKRVNSGASSIARPSWESGLGEGMDDEEFEAYYNDGEDIDAHYSSSRLPTRSYSPRYSSRTSPSYIPYSPSSTSSSTSSSPSSFTSTLSDSDLSYYPSSTPTTSSSCPTHKFTKRLLSRNTHSHTHRSSFVEEHVHPSEVDSVSEDQEDSISLPEESEREMSASPTGSLVSTSDAMRKQWQATKLSVQFGVFRAQRKVKQALAGKR